From the Micromonospora echinofusca genome, the window GCTGCCCTACCTCGGCCTGGCGGTGCTGGCCCTGGCCCTGACCCAGTTCGGGCTGGCGCACCTGCGCTCGATGCTGCTGGTGAACCTCCAGTCGCGGGTGGACCGGGAGCTGATGACCCGGCTGTTCGCCCACCTGATGAGCCTGCCGTTCCGCTTCTTCCAGCAGCGCTCCAGCGGCGACCTGATGCAGCGGCTGGCGAGCAGCGTGCTGCTGCGCGAGATCGTGACGACCCAGGTGCTGACCGCCGCCATCGACGGCGCGCTGGTGCTCGGGTACCTCGCGGTGCTCTTCGCCGCCGACACCGGGTTCGCCGTGGTGGCGCTGGGGATCGGCCTGATCCAGGTCTGCGCGGTCGCGGCCGTCAACCGCCGCCTGCTGCGGCTGAACCACCGCCAGCTCACCGTGCAGGCGGAGGCGGAGAGCGTGCTCATCGAGGCGCTGTCGGGCATCGCCACCATCAAGTCGATGGGCGCCGAGAAGCAGGTGTACGACCACTGGCTGGGCCGCTACTCGGCGGCGCTGGCGGTGGACCGCGCACGCAGCCGGCTGTCGTCGACCGTCGACAACGTGGCGGCGACCGTACGGCTCGTGGGCCCGCTGGCCCTGCTCTGGCTGGGCATGTACCGCATCTTCGCCGACGGCATGAGCCTGGGCGACGCGATGGGCCTGCAGATGCTGGCCCTGGCCGTGATCGCCCCGCTGGGCTCGCTGGTCGCCAGCGCGCAGGTGCTCCAGTCAGTCGCCTCGACCGTGCAGCGGCTGCGCGACGTGTTCTCCGCCCGGCCCGAGATCGAGGACCCGTCGCGGCTGCTGTCGCCGACGCTGCGCGGCAAGGTCGAGGTGCGCGGGCTCAGCTTCCGCTACGACGGCACGGGCCCGTACGTGCTGCGGGACGTCTCGTTCACCGTGCAGCCGGGCCGGACGGTGGCGGTGGTCGGCGCCTCGGGCAGCGGCAAGAGCACCCTGGCGATGCTGCTGACCGGGCTCTACCGGCCCAGCGGCGGCCAGGTCCGCTTCGACGGGGTGCCGCTGGAGCGGATCGCCCCGGACGCGCTGCGCCGCCAGTTCGGCGTGGTGTTCCAGGAGAGCTACCTGTTCCGCGACTCGATCCGGCGCAACATCGCCCTCGCCCGGCCGGACCTGCCGATGGCGGACGTGCGGCGGGTCGCCCGGCTGGCCGCCATCGACGCCGACGTCGAGGCCATGCCGCTGCGCTACGACACCCGGGTGGCCGAGCGGGGCCAGGCGCTCTCCGGCGGGCAGCGCCAACGCCTCTCCATCGCGCGGGCGCTCGCCGGGGAGCCGGTGGTCCTGCTGCT encodes:
- a CDS encoding peptidase domain-containing ABC transporter gives rise to the protein MLQMTDTDCGAACLAMILRHAGVRASLAGCRERLGVGRDGVSALALLDAARELGLRANAYRAAPEDLASLPMPLIAHWEGSHFVVVERRTRHGFSMVDPALGRRTVPFAEAAEFLTGTVLVFTGRATTPGPAGRAGAARTPWLRRGYRLARGFLPALGTVLSVSVALQLLGLALPLAMSTALDAILPARETGLLPYLGLAVLALALTQFGLAHLRSMLLVNLQSRVDRELMTRLFAHLMSLPFRFFQQRSSGDLMQRLASSVLLREIVTTQVLTAAIDGALVLGYLAVLFAADTGFAVVALGIGLIQVCAVAAVNRRLLRLNHRQLTVQAEAESVLIEALSGIATIKSMGAEKQVYDHWLGRYSAALAVDRARSRLSSTVDNVAATVRLVGPLALLWLGMYRIFADGMSLGDAMGLQMLALAVIAPLGSLVASAQVLQSVASTVQRLRDVFSARPEIEDPSRLLSPTLRGKVEVRGLSFRYDGTGPYVLRDVSFTVQPGRTVAVVGASGSGKSTLAMLLTGLYRPSGGQVRFDGVPLERIAPDALRRQFGVVFQESYLFRDSIRRNIALARPDLPMADVRRVARLAAIDADVEAMPLRYDTRVAERGQALSGGQRQRLSIARALAGEPVVLLLDEATSHLDVATERRVSQAVAALRCTQIVIAHRLSTVRHADEILVLDGGTVAERGSHDELLALGGRYAALVRAQLDGQAADDAAEVVRGSTGAPVEHEPVVTGGSHR